One genomic region from Solwaraspora sp. WMMD792 encodes:
- a CDS encoding carbohydrate-binding domain-containing protein: MKRIPLRAIVPAGLAVALITGPLPAPAAAQATVPITLTGTSATSPSADVTIAGRAVTITAPGTYEVTGTLNDGYLDVDASGTVNLILNGAAITNSSNAPLQVTDADQVVITLAAGTTSRLTDATNYVYPDPDTDEPNAALFSRADLRITGTGALTVRGNAYDGITSKDGLVIESGTITVNAVDDGIRGKDFLDITGGNIDVTAGGDGIRSDDTEADRGRLTITNGTVRVNAGDDAVKGENTVDISGGTVTVTNSYEAIESRQVTISGGTVNVTARDDAINAVEDGYGDFEVAPNAFARFTGGTTLVNSSIDGIDSNGTVTFAGGTVVVSGPSSGSPGEGAIDANGAVHFTGGTMLGAGSTALAVLSLPPTSGQGWAAPQLSSSQPAGTLLHLVSGGQVLVSYRAPKTFREVVFSSNRIQNGQNYDVYLGGSLSGPTTGGMATTGGSIAGANRLMTVTAGQYRGGLVGWPPGGPGWPPPPNPTTPPPNPTTPPPNPTTPPPNPTTPPPGAGGCTATYSVVGQWQGGFQGDVRVTAGSSAIRGWRVTWTFANGQTISQSWNATINASGSAVTATNVSFNGSLGAGASTTFGFIGTWNGSNATPSLTCTAT; this comes from the coding sequence ATGAAACGCATCCCCCTGAGAGCCATCGTCCCCGCCGGGCTCGCGGTCGCACTGATCACCGGTCCGCTGCCGGCACCGGCCGCCGCGCAGGCGACCGTCCCGATCACGCTGACCGGCACCAGCGCCACCAGCCCCAGTGCCGACGTCACGATCGCCGGGCGGGCCGTGACGATCACCGCACCGGGCACCTACGAGGTCACCGGCACCCTCAACGACGGCTACCTCGACGTCGACGCCTCGGGCACCGTCAACCTGATCCTCAACGGCGCCGCCATCACCAACTCCAGCAACGCACCGCTGCAGGTCACCGATGCCGACCAGGTCGTGATCACGCTCGCCGCCGGCACCACCAGCCGGCTCACCGACGCGACCAACTACGTCTATCCCGACCCGGACACCGACGAGCCGAACGCCGCCCTGTTCAGCCGCGCCGACCTGCGGATCACCGGCACCGGGGCGTTGACCGTACGCGGCAACGCGTACGACGGCATCACCAGCAAGGACGGCCTGGTCATCGAGTCGGGCACGATCACGGTGAACGCGGTCGACGACGGCATCCGGGGCAAGGACTTCCTCGACATCACCGGAGGGAACATCGACGTCACCGCCGGCGGTGACGGCATCAGATCCGACGACACCGAGGCGGACCGGGGCCGGCTCACCATCACCAACGGCACCGTACGGGTGAACGCCGGTGACGACGCCGTCAAGGGCGAGAACACCGTCGACATCTCCGGCGGCACGGTCACCGTCACCAACTCCTACGAGGCGATCGAGAGCCGGCAGGTGACCATCTCCGGTGGCACCGTCAACGTCACCGCCCGCGACGACGCGATCAACGCCGTCGAGGACGGGTACGGCGACTTCGAGGTGGCGCCGAACGCGTTCGCCCGGTTCACCGGCGGGACCACCCTGGTCAACTCCAGCATCGACGGCATCGACTCCAACGGCACGGTGACCTTCGCCGGCGGCACGGTCGTGGTCAGCGGGCCGAGCAGCGGCAGCCCTGGCGAGGGCGCGATCGACGCCAACGGTGCGGTCCACTTCACCGGCGGCACGATGCTCGGGGCGGGATCGACCGCGCTGGCGGTGCTGAGTCTGCCGCCGACCTCCGGCCAGGGCTGGGCCGCTCCCCAACTGTCCAGCAGCCAGCCGGCCGGCACCCTGCTGCATCTGGTCTCCGGCGGCCAGGTACTTGTCTCCTACCGCGCCCCCAAAACGTTCCGGGAGGTGGTCTTCTCCTCCAACCGGATTCAGAACGGGCAGAACTACGACGTCTACCTCGGCGGCAGCTTGTCCGGCCCGACGACCGGCGGCATGGCCACCACCGGCGGCAGCATCGCGGGAGCCAACCGGCTGATGACCGTCACCGCCGGGCAGTACCGCGGTGGTCTTGTCGGCTGGCCACCCGGCGGCCCTGGCTGGCCGCCGCCGCCGAACCCGACCACCCCGCCGCCGAACCCGACCACGCCACCACCGAACCCGACCACGCCACCGCCGAACCCGACCACGCCGCCGCCGGGCGCCGGCGGCTGCACGGCGACCTACTCCGTGGTGGGCCAGTGGCAGGGCGGCTTCCAAGGCGACGTACGGGTAACCGCCGGCTCGTCCGCGATCCGCGGTTGGCGGGTGACCTGGACCTTCGCCAACGGCCAGACGATCAGCCAGTCCTGGAACGCGACCATCAACGCCAGTGGCTCGGCGGTGACGGCGACCAACGTCTCCTTCAACGGCTCGCTCGGCGCTGGGGCCAGCACCACCTTCGGATTCATCGGCACCTGGAACGGCAGCAACGCCACTCCGAGCCTGACCTGCACCGCGACCTGA
- a CDS encoding class I SAM-dependent methyltransferase yields MEQTREDDVAVRQFYETYGWQRGSSGQYQDAEAFVDLRPVMDGYHRRRDQRVARLLAGDGPLLDLGCGGAPVPVDGGGLRVNLDFAAAALRGARQTLGDTASYLQADICQLPFPADTFGRVLCAHVLYHLTPERQTLALTEICRILRPGGVAVLVYIQTFARLQNLARRLRLDSRPVADLPPLPYHPVDHRRLQAGLRDRARIEVRSWSVLAPEITRTVVPGGRVGRAMVAGVAAVEDRLPRWSARLARYPMLIVRKDPEG; encoded by the coding sequence ATGGAGCAAACCCGTGAAGACGACGTGGCGGTACGGCAGTTCTACGAAACCTACGGCTGGCAGCGCGGCTCATCCGGTCAGTATCAGGACGCGGAGGCGTTCGTCGACCTAAGGCCGGTGATGGATGGCTATCATCGACGCCGTGACCAGCGGGTCGCCCGGCTGCTGGCAGGCGACGGTCCGCTGCTGGACCTGGGGTGCGGTGGAGCGCCGGTGCCGGTCGACGGCGGCGGCCTACGGGTCAATCTCGACTTCGCGGCGGCGGCGTTGCGCGGCGCACGGCAGACCCTCGGCGACACCGCCAGCTACCTGCAGGCCGACATCTGCCAGCTGCCCTTTCCGGCGGACACCTTCGGCCGGGTGCTGTGCGCCCATGTGCTCTACCACCTCACGCCGGAGCGACAGACGCTGGCGCTCACGGAGATCTGCCGGATCCTGCGGCCGGGCGGCGTCGCCGTACTCGTGTACATCCAGACGTTCGCCCGCCTCCAGAACCTGGCCCGCCGGCTACGGCTGGACTCCCGGCCGGTGGCGGACCTCCCACCGTTGCCCTACCACCCGGTCGACCATCGCCGGCTGCAGGCCGGGCTGCGGGACCGGGCGCGGATCGAGGTTCGGAGCTGGTCGGTTCTCGCGCCGGAGATCACCCGTACGGTGGTGCCCGGCGGGCGGGTCGGCCGAGCGATGGTGGCCGGAGTCGCGGCGGTCGAAGACCGGCTGCCCCGCTGGAGCGCACGGCTCGCCCGCTACCCGATGCTGATCGTCCGCAAGGACCCGGAGGGGTAG
- a CDS encoding beta-ketoacyl-ACP synthase III gives MTGSRILSVGHYQPSRILTNADLSKMVDTSDEWIQSRVGIQTRHIAEPDETVDEMAAHAARKALAQSGLSPADIDYVSVATCTAIDRSPNMAARVAARLGLSHPAVIDVNVACTGFTYALAATDHAVRAGAARNAIVVGVEKLSDFADWTDRTTCVLVGDGAGAVVLTAADQPGIGPVVWGSVPEMSDAVRIEGRAGTFQQAGQAVYRWATTVLPTIARQVCERAGVAPADLAAIVPHQANLRIIRSLAERIGAPNAIVAEDVVESGNTSAGSIPIALSKLVMRGDIPSGAPILLFGFGGGLSYGGQVVRCP, from the coding sequence ATGACTGGCTCACGCATTCTCTCCGTTGGGCACTACCAGCCCAGCCGGATCCTCACCAACGCCGACCTGTCGAAAATGGTCGACACCAGCGACGAATGGATCCAGTCCCGGGTCGGGATCCAGACCCGGCACATCGCCGAGCCGGACGAGACCGTCGACGAGATGGCGGCGCACGCCGCCCGCAAGGCACTCGCCCAGAGCGGCCTGTCCCCCGCCGACATCGACTACGTCTCGGTCGCCACCTGCACCGCCATCGACCGGTCGCCGAACATGGCCGCCCGGGTCGCCGCCCGCCTCGGGCTCAGCCACCCGGCGGTCATCGACGTCAACGTCGCCTGCACCGGGTTCACCTACGCGCTGGCCGCGACCGACCACGCAGTACGCGCCGGCGCGGCGCGTAACGCCATCGTCGTCGGGGTGGAGAAGCTGTCCGACTTCGCCGACTGGACCGACCGTACGACGTGTGTGCTGGTCGGCGACGGCGCGGGAGCCGTGGTGCTGACCGCCGCCGACCAGCCCGGGATCGGTCCGGTCGTCTGGGGCTCGGTGCCGGAGATGTCCGACGCGGTACGCATCGAGGGTCGTGCCGGCACGTTCCAGCAGGCCGGCCAGGCGGTCTACCGGTGGGCGACCACAGTGCTACCGACCATCGCCCGGCAGGTCTGCGAACGGGCCGGGGTGGCCCCGGCAGACCTCGCCGCGATCGTGCCGCACCAGGCAAACCTGCGCATCATCAGGTCGCTCGCCGAACGGATCGGCGCGCCGAACGCGATCGTGGCTGAGGACGTCGTCGAGTCCGGCAACACCTCCGCCGGCAGCATTCCGATCGCGTTGTCGAAGCTGGTGATGCGCGGCGACATACCGTCCGGCGCGCCGATCCTGCTGTTCGGCTTCGGCGGCGGCCTGTCCTACGGAGGCCAGGTCGTCCGCTGCCCGTGA
- a CDS encoding cytochrome c biogenesis protein CcdA, with protein sequence MTDAPLALALAAGTLAAVNPCGFALLPAYLSFLVSGDDAAATGRGAAVGRALTTTAAMTTGFVVVFGVFGLVVAPAAGAVQRHLPWLTIGIGLLLIGLGGVLLAGRQLPGIGMMPSRAPATSRSLLSMVVFGMAYAAASLSCTIAPFLAIVAASFRAGSVASGVALFVAYAAGMGLTVAVAAVTVALARDGLLRRVRRAAPLLSRVGGALLVAAGGYVAWYGWYEIRLLRGGSGGDPLIDGAGMVQRWLAATLDQAGAAVLATVLVVLLAGAGLLRLARSRRRGRR encoded by the coding sequence ATGACCGACGCACCCCTCGCACTCGCCCTGGCGGCAGGCACCCTCGCCGCGGTCAACCCGTGCGGGTTCGCGCTGCTGCCCGCGTACCTGTCCTTCCTGGTGAGTGGCGACGACGCGGCCGCCACCGGTCGGGGGGCCGCCGTCGGTCGGGCACTGACCACGACGGCGGCGATGACCACCGGATTCGTCGTCGTCTTCGGGGTGTTCGGCCTGGTCGTGGCACCGGCGGCCGGGGCGGTGCAGCGCCACCTGCCGTGGCTGACCATCGGCATCGGGCTGCTGCTGATCGGGCTCGGCGGGGTGCTGCTGGCCGGCCGGCAGCTGCCCGGGATCGGCATGATGCCGTCCCGTGCCCCGGCCACCAGCCGGTCACTACTGTCCATGGTGGTGTTCGGGATGGCATACGCCGCCGCGTCGCTGTCCTGCACGATCGCTCCATTTCTGGCGATCGTGGCGGCCAGCTTCCGCGCCGGTTCGGTCGCGTCCGGAGTGGCCCTGTTCGTGGCGTACGCCGCCGGCATGGGGCTGACCGTCGCGGTCGCGGCCGTCACCGTCGCGCTGGCCCGCGACGGGCTGCTGCGGCGGGTACGCCGCGCGGCCCCGCTGCTGTCCCGCGTCGGCGGCGCGTTGCTGGTGGCCGCCGGCGGATACGTCGCCTGGTACGGCTGGTACGAGATCCGGCTGCTGCGCGGCGGGTCGGGCGGCGACCCGCTGATCGACGGTGCCGGCATGGTCCAGCGGTGGCTGGCCGCCACGCTCGACCAGGCGGGGGCGGCCGTCCTGGCCACGGTCCTGGTCGTGCTACTGGCCGGTGCCGGCCTGCTCCGGCTGGCCCGGTCCCGTCGTCGGGGCCGCAGGTAA
- a CDS encoding redoxin domain-containing protein: MIISLVVASSVALAGCATSADGDGTPPSGGTGTGASTPAGDTDPETGADTDGGGVSASYAFTADTLAGDTFDGRSLAGKPAVLWFWAPWCPTCLGQAARVNSLAADYADTASVVGVAGLDGVPAMHDFVELAELSGFPQLADEQGAVWRHFEITAQSTFVVLDADGEVVDKGHVDVDALPGMLDRLIAG; encoded by the coding sequence ATGATCATCAGCCTCGTCGTCGCCAGCTCGGTGGCGTTGGCCGGCTGCGCCACTTCGGCTGACGGGGACGGCACGCCACCGTCCGGCGGGACCGGGACCGGTGCCAGCACGCCAGCCGGGGACACCGACCCCGAAACCGGTGCAGACACCGACGGTGGCGGTGTCAGCGCCAGCTATGCCTTCACCGCAGACACCCTGGCCGGTGACACCTTCGACGGGCGCAGCCTGGCCGGGAAGCCGGCGGTGTTGTGGTTCTGGGCACCCTGGTGTCCCACCTGCCTCGGCCAGGCCGCCCGAGTCAACTCGTTGGCCGCCGACTACGCCGACACCGCCAGCGTGGTCGGCGTGGCCGGGCTCGACGGGGTGCCGGCCATGCACGACTTCGTCGAGCTGGCCGAGTTGTCCGGCTTTCCGCAACTGGCCGACGAGCAGGGCGCGGTGTGGCGGCACTTCGAGATCACCGCGCAGAGCACCTTCGTCGTCCTCGACGCCGATGGCGAAGTCGTCGACAAGGGACATGTCGACGTCGACGCGCTGCCCGGCATGCTCGACCGGCTGATCGCCGGCTAG
- a CDS encoding metal-sensitive transcriptional regulator codes for MTSQTTRGYTASKDQLQARLRRIEGQVRGIERMVDDDRYCIDVLTQISAIQAALDKVALGLLDGHARHCMQEGSAEGRADEMAAEMMAAVGRLMKRG; via the coding sequence ATGACCAGCCAGACCACCCGCGGCTACACCGCCTCCAAGGACCAGCTCCAGGCCCGGCTGCGCCGCATCGAGGGACAGGTGCGCGGCATCGAGCGGATGGTCGACGACGACCGGTACTGCATCGACGTGCTGACCCAGATCTCCGCCATCCAGGCAGCTCTGGACAAGGTCGCCCTCGGCCTGTTGGACGGGCACGCCCGGCACTGTATGCAGGAGGGTTCCGCCGAGGGCCGGGCGGACGAGATGGCCGCCGAAATGATGGCGGCGGTCGGTCGGCTGATGAAGCGAGGTTGA
- a CDS encoding heavy metal translocating P-type ATPase encodes MSSTRPGRATTATRIELSISGMTCSSCAARIEKKLNRIDGVTATVNFATEKASVTVESPTVTTDELVDVVRRTGYTAQLPAPPPPPPDPDGAADSDSSAENARPGVSDDLRSLRTRLWVALALSVPVVALAMVPAWQFTYWQWVSLALTVPVVLYGGLPFHRAAWTNLRHGAATMDTLVSMGTLAALGWSLWALFFGTAGTPGMTHPFSLSVDRGMAAANIYLEVAAGVTVFILLGRYFESRAKRRAGAALRALLELGARDVAVLRDGAESRIPVDQLAVGDRFVVRPGEKIATDGVVTEGSSAVDASMVTGESVPVEVAPGDPVVGATVNAGGRLVVTATRVGAETQLAQMARLVEQAQAGKAAAQRLADRISGVFVPIVIALAVGTLGYWLATGGGATVAFTAAVAVLIIACPCALGLATPTALLVGTGRGAQLGVLIRGPEVLESTRRVDTVLLDKTGTVTTGTMTLVDVLVDGADPDPDELLRLAGAVEAGSEHPIGRAVAGAAAERVGPLPAVTDFAGRHGLGVRGTVGGRTVLVGRPALLTDDGLTVDAALADRMAAAEAAGRTAVMVGWDGRARGVLAVADRVKPTSRAAIDALRRLGLTPVLLTGDNATVARAVAAEVGVDEVIAGVLPADKVDAVKRLQADGRVVAMVGDGVNDAAALAQADLGLAMGTGTDAAIEAADLTLVRGDLTAAVDAVRLSRRTLRTIQGNLFWAFAYNVAALPLAAAGLLNPMIAGAAMVMSSAFVVANSLRLRRFRPVVLSR; translated from the coding sequence ATGAGCAGCACCAGACCGGGCCGGGCCACGACGGCGACCCGGATCGAGCTGAGCATCAGCGGGATGACCTGCTCGTCCTGTGCGGCAAGGATCGAGAAGAAGCTCAACCGGATCGACGGGGTGACCGCGACGGTGAACTTCGCCACCGAGAAGGCCAGCGTCACCGTCGAGAGTCCGACCGTGACCACCGACGAGCTGGTCGACGTCGTACGCCGGACCGGCTACACCGCCCAGCTGCCCGCTCCCCCGCCACCACCACCGGACCCCGACGGCGCAGCGGATTCCGACAGTTCGGCGGAAAACGCCCGGCCGGGCGTCTCCGACGACCTTCGTTCGCTGCGTACCCGGCTCTGGGTCGCACTGGCGCTCAGCGTGCCGGTGGTGGCCCTGGCGATGGTGCCCGCCTGGCAGTTCACCTACTGGCAGTGGGTCAGCCTGGCGCTGACCGTCCCGGTGGTGCTCTACGGCGGCCTGCCGTTCCACCGGGCCGCCTGGACGAATCTGCGGCACGGCGCGGCGACCATGGACACCCTGGTGTCGATGGGAACCCTCGCCGCCCTCGGCTGGTCGCTGTGGGCGCTGTTCTTCGGCACCGCCGGCACCCCCGGCATGACCCACCCGTTCAGCCTGTCCGTCGACCGGGGCATGGCCGCCGCCAACATCTACCTTGAGGTCGCCGCCGGGGTGACCGTCTTCATCCTGCTCGGCCGCTACTTCGAGAGCCGGGCCAAGCGCCGCGCCGGCGCGGCGCTGCGGGCCCTGCTCGAGCTGGGTGCCCGGGACGTCGCCGTGCTGCGCGACGGCGCGGAGAGCCGGATTCCGGTCGACCAGCTCGCGGTGGGTGACCGGTTCGTCGTCCGGCCCGGCGAGAAGATCGCCACCGACGGTGTGGTGACCGAGGGCTCCTCGGCGGTCGACGCCAGCATGGTCACCGGCGAGTCCGTGCCGGTCGAGGTCGCTCCCGGCGACCCGGTGGTCGGCGCCACCGTCAACGCCGGCGGCCGGCTGGTGGTGACGGCCACCCGGGTCGGCGCCGAGACCCAGCTCGCCCAGATGGCCCGGCTGGTGGAGCAGGCGCAGGCCGGCAAGGCGGCGGCGCAGCGGCTCGCCGACCGGATCTCCGGCGTCTTCGTGCCGATCGTCATCGCGCTCGCCGTCGGCACCCTCGGCTACTGGCTCGCCACCGGGGGCGGGGCCACCGTGGCGTTCACCGCAGCGGTCGCCGTACTGATCATCGCCTGCCCGTGCGCGCTCGGCCTGGCCACCCCGACGGCGCTGCTGGTCGGCACCGGGCGCGGTGCCCAGCTCGGGGTGCTGATCAGAGGCCCGGAGGTGCTGGAGTCCACCCGTCGGGTGGACACCGTGCTGCTGGACAAGACCGGCACGGTCACCACCGGCACCATGACGCTGGTCGACGTGCTGGTCGACGGCGCCGACCCGGATCCCGACGAGCTGCTCCGGTTGGCCGGCGCGGTCGAGGCCGGGTCGGAGCACCCGATCGGCCGGGCGGTCGCCGGGGCCGCCGCCGAGCGGGTCGGGCCGCTACCGGCGGTGACCGACTTCGCCGGCCGACACGGACTGGGCGTACGCGGCACCGTCGGCGGGCGTACCGTGCTGGTCGGTCGGCCGGCACTGCTGACCGACGACGGCCTGACCGTGGACGCGGCGCTGGCCGACCGGATGGCCGCTGCCGAGGCCGCCGGCCGGACCGCGGTCATGGTCGGCTGGGACGGCCGGGCCCGGGGCGTGCTGGCCGTCGCCGACCGGGTCAAGCCGACCAGCCGGGCGGCGATCGACGCGCTGCGTCGGCTCGGCCTGACCCCGGTCCTGCTCACCGGGGACAACGCCACCGTCGCCCGGGCGGTCGCCGCCGAGGTCGGGGTCGACGAGGTGATCGCCGGGGTGCTGCCCGCCGACAAGGTGGACGCGGTCAAGCGGCTGCAGGCCGACGGTCGGGTGGTCGCGATGGTCGGTGACGGGGTGAACGACGCCGCCGCCCTGGCCCAGGCCGATCTCGGCCTGGCGATGGGGACCGGCACCGACGCCGCCATCGAGGCCGCCGATCTCACCCTGGTGCGGGGCGACCTCACCGCCGCCGTGGACGCCGTCCGGCTGTCCCGCCGCACCCTGCGGACCATCCAGGGCAACCTGTTCTGGGCGTTCGCCTACAACGTCGCGGCGCTGCCGTTGGCGGCGGCGGGCCTGCTCAACCCGATGATCGCGGGTGCGGCGATGGTGATGTCGTCGGCGTTCGTGGTCGCCAACAGTCTGCGGCTGCGCCGGTTCCGGCCGGTGGTGCTCAGCCGGTGA
- a CDS encoding cation transporter translates to MAVSTYTVQGMTCSHCVGSVSTEIGGIAGVTDVDVDLATGRVTVTSEQPVSDQAVAAAVEEAGYELVTG, encoded by the coding sequence ATGGCGGTCAGCACCTACACCGTGCAGGGGATGACCTGCAGCCACTGCGTCGGTTCGGTGTCCACCGAGATCGGCGGGATCGCCGGGGTCACCGACGTGGACGTCGACCTGGCCACCGGCCGGGTCACCGTCACCAGCGAGCAGCCGGTCAGTGACCAGGCGGTGGCCGCCGCCGTCGAGGAGGCCGGCTACGAGCTGGTCACCGGCTGA
- a CDS encoding adenylyl cyclase, with protein sequence MIRRHPGRLRRTAGSLALGLVVTTAAAGLTSATAAAGPPHRPDRTDLGPHVTVFHPGMPVDEIQARLDAAYIRQVDNEMGRQRYAFLFRPGSYGTADQPLHIRAGYYTEISGLGASPTDVVINGKIEAYNRCLTDGGTGNCIALVNFWRTLSNLSLRIDPTGQDECRSTANFWAVSQAVSMRRVDVSGGGLSLMDYCTAGPQYASGGFIADSRLPDVTNGSQQQWLTRNSEIGSWSNGVWNQVFAGVVGAPDDAAFPDPPYTTLDTTPLRREKPYLFVDRRGAYQVRVPAVQRDSTGISWGAGLTPGRTLPIRDFFVATPADPVHVINSQLARGRHLLLTPGVYDVARSIKVRRPDTVVLGIGHATLTARDGAVPLEVAGVPGVVVAGVTIDAGETESPVLLRVGREHGRNLSTPRNPVTLSDVYFRVGGPHIGRTDTALQINSDHVLIDHTWVWRADHGVEGFTEGVNGDTDRWHTNTGRYGVVVNGDHVTATGLFVEHFQRYNTVWNGDHGTTVLYQNELPYDPPSQADWMNGDTPGWAGYKVGDHVRHHQLYGGGVYVFNQNDPSIRTRNGFEVPHRPGVRLRHIMTVNLSAGAIDHVVNGIGEAADTTRVGAPVYLVEYPVR encoded by the coding sequence ATGATCCGACGACACCCCGGCCGGCTCCGGCGGACCGCCGGCAGCCTCGCACTCGGCCTGGTCGTGACGACCGCCGCCGCCGGCCTGACCAGCGCCACGGCCGCCGCCGGCCCACCGCACCGGCCCGACCGGACCGACCTCGGCCCACACGTCACGGTCTTCCACCCGGGCATGCCGGTCGACGAGATCCAGGCCCGGCTGGACGCCGCGTACATCCGGCAGGTCGACAACGAGATGGGCCGGCAGCGGTACGCGTTCCTCTTCCGACCCGGTAGTTACGGCACCGCCGACCAGCCGCTGCACATCCGGGCCGGGTACTACACCGAGATCTCCGGCCTCGGTGCCAGCCCCACCGACGTGGTGATCAACGGCAAGATCGAGGCGTACAACCGCTGCCTGACCGACGGCGGCACCGGCAACTGCATCGCCCTGGTCAACTTCTGGCGAACGCTGTCCAACCTGTCCCTGCGCATCGACCCGACCGGGCAGGACGAGTGCCGGTCGACGGCGAACTTCTGGGCGGTGTCCCAGGCGGTCTCGATGCGGCGGGTGGACGTCAGCGGCGGCGGCCTGTCCTTGATGGACTACTGCACAGCCGGGCCGCAGTACGCCAGCGGCGGGTTCATCGCCGACTCCCGGCTGCCGGACGTCACCAACGGCTCCCAGCAGCAGTGGCTGACCCGCAACAGCGAGATCGGCAGCTGGTCCAACGGGGTGTGGAACCAGGTCTTCGCCGGCGTCGTCGGCGCACCGGACGACGCGGCGTTCCCCGACCCGCCGTACACCACCCTGGACACGACACCGTTGCGCCGGGAGAAGCCGTACCTGTTCGTCGACCGGCGCGGGGCGTACCAGGTCCGGGTGCCGGCCGTGCAGCGTGACAGCACCGGCATCTCCTGGGGCGCCGGCCTGACACCGGGCCGTACGCTGCCGATCCGCGACTTCTTCGTCGCCACCCCCGCCGACCCGGTGCACGTGATCAACAGCCAGCTCGCCCGGGGCCGCCACCTGCTGCTCACCCCCGGCGTCTACGACGTCGCCCGCAGCATCAAGGTCCGCCGACCGGACACGGTCGTGCTGGGCATCGGACACGCCACGCTGACCGCCCGGGACGGAGCGGTCCCGCTCGAGGTAGCCGGCGTACCCGGCGTGGTGGTCGCCGGGGTGACGATCGATGCCGGGGAAACCGAGTCGCCGGTCCTGCTGCGGGTCGGCCGCGAACACGGCCGCAACCTGAGTACGCCGCGCAACCCGGTCACCCTGTCGGACGTGTACTTCCGGGTCGGCGGCCCGCACATCGGCCGGACCGACACCGCGTTGCAGATCAACAGCGACCACGTGCTGATCGACCACACCTGGGTGTGGCGGGCCGACCACGGAGTCGAAGGGTTCACCGAGGGCGTCAACGGTGACACCGACCGCTGGCACACCAACACCGGACGGTACGGCGTCGTGGTCAACGGCGATCACGTGACCGCGACCGGACTGTTCGTCGAGCACTTCCAGCGGTACAACACGGTGTGGAACGGCGACCACGGCACCACCGTCCTCTACCAGAACGAGCTGCCGTACGACCCGCCGAGCCAGGCCGACTGGATGAACGGCGACACCCCCGGCTGGGCCGGCTACAAGGTCGGCGACCACGTGCGGCACCACCAGCTGTACGGCGGCGGGGTGTACGTGTTCAACCAGAACGACCCGTCGATCCGCACCCGCAACGGCTTCGAGGTGCCGCACCGTCCCGGCGTACGGCTGCGGCACATCATGACCGTCAACCTCAGCGCGGGCGCCATCGACCATGTGGTCAACGGGATCGGTGAGGCAGCCGACACGACCCGGGTCGGCGCGCCCGTCTACCTGGTCGAGTACCCGGTCCGGTAG
- a CDS encoding phosphatidylethanolamine-binding protein gives MSGKRPGSKGYDNQRARLRKDLENSGTANDAGADELANEILQEQADRRGVLRTERGLGPKGERS, from the coding sequence ATGTCGGGGAAACGACCAGGCAGCAAGGGGTACGACAACCAGCGCGCCCGGCTGCGCAAGGACTTGGAGAATTCGGGTACGGCGAACGACGCGGGTGCCGACGAGCTCGCCAACGAGATCCTGCAGGAACAGGCCGACCGCCGGGGCGTGCTGCGTACCGAACGGGGTCTCGGCCCGAAAGGGGAACGGTCCTAG